The DNA sequence CGGCGTCCTTGGTCATCTCCGGGTCCGCCAGCTGCCCGAGCTCCTCGAGAGAGGCCTGCCGGTGCTGGATGCGCAGCTCGCCGGCCTCGGCCAGGTGCGCGGGCACCTCGTCGCCGAGGATCTCGAGCGCCCGTCCCACCCGTACCGCAGCGGCCACCGCGGCGCGGGCCGAGCGGCGCAGGTTCGCGTCGTCGAAGTTGGCGAGCCGATTGGCGGTGGCGCGCACCTCGCGCCGCATGCGGCGCTCCTCCCACACCATGCGCACCTCGTTGACGCCCATCCGGGTGAGCAGCACGCCGATGGCCTCGCCGTCGCGCACCACCACCCGGTCGGCGCCGCGCACCTCGCGGGCCTTGGCGGACACGCCGAGGCGCCGGGCCGCGCCGACGAGCGCCAGTGCGGCCTCGGGCCCCGGCGCGCCGACCTCCAGCGCCGACGACCGGCCCGGTTCGGTGAGCGAGCCGTGCGCGAGGAAGGCGCCCCGCCAGGCGGCCTCCGAATCGAGCACGCTCCCCCCGACCACCTGCGGCGGCAGCCCGCGCACCGGCCGGCCGCGTTGGTCGAGGAGCCCGGTCTGCCGGGCCAGGCCCTCGCCGTCGCGGGCGACCCGGACCACGTACCGGCCCGACTTGTGCAGACCGCCGGGGCTGAGGACGTGCACCTCGCAGGAATAGCCGTACAGGTCGTGGATGTCCTTGCGCAGCCGCCGGGCGGTGGCGCCCAGGTCCACCTCGGCCTCCACCACCACCTGGCCGCCGACGATGTGCAGCCCGCCGGCGAAGCGCAGCAGCGACGCGACCTCGGCGCGCCGTGCGCTGGTGTGGGTCACCACCACCCGGGCGAGTTCGTCTTTGACATCGGCTGTCATCGCCACGATGCGTCAGTCCCCTTCCGTTCCGGCCGCGGGCCGCTGCGGACCGGCGGTGTGCAGCGTGTGTTCCGAGGTGGTGGTGTGCTCCGCAGTGCTGCGGTGATCCGTCCAGGTG is a window from the Tomitella gaofuii genome containing:
- the whiA gene encoding DNA-binding protein WhiA encodes the protein MTADVKDELARVVVTHTSARRAEVASLLRFAGGLHIVGGQVVVEAEVDLGATARRLRKDIHDLYGYSCEVHVLSPGGLHKSGRYVVRVARDGEGLARQTGLLDQRGRPVRGLPPQVVGGSVLDSEAAWRGAFLAHGSLTEPGRSSALEVGAPGPEAALALVGAARRLGVSAKAREVRGADRVVVRDGEAIGVLLTRMGVNEVRMVWEERRMRREVRATANRLANFDDANLRRSARAAVAAAVRVGRALEILGDEVPAHLAEAGELRIQHRQASLEELGQLADPEMTKDAVAGRIRRLLSMADRKAAQLGIPDTESAVTPELLDEA